From a region of the Borreliella burgdorferi B31 genome:
- a CDS encoding virulence associated lipoprotein, giving the protein MGKFLSTKTTVSEMMQQLLLDYQNNINNIQTDENALKSHTEDICNQVSEKRKEAEKLKNDIYSIYSSL; this is encoded by the coding sequence TTGGGAAAATTTTTATCTACAAAAACAACAGTCTCAGAAATGATGCAGCAACTCTTATTAGACTATCAAAATAATATAAATAACATACAAACAGATGAAAATGCACTTAAATCTCATACAGAAGATATTTGCAATCAAGTCTCAGAAAAAAGAAAAGAAGCAGAAAAACTAAAAAATGACATATATTCAATATATAGTAGCCTTTAA
- a CDS encoding lipoprotein — protein MNSKFILKYFILAFFLVSCQTYQIAYDRFSQVLDSQYDIGVNYSRDGIFKSVISIKYDKLKNKREYFILVRVESRNSSQIKPEKIITDTRFEAKGELVSEDSKRVVYYNDFYDSYFPYDYTTVITEKNIKVEIYKFIISESEFIRFVALGNDNIAAFRIYAFRNDVIVSFNKIPFKKFLDDFNSKVKLLGGS, from the coding sequence ATGAATTCAAAATTTATTTTAAAGTATTTTATTTTGGCGTTTTTTTTAGTTTCTTGTCAAACTTATCAAATAGCTTATGATAGGTTTTCTCAAGTATTAGATTCACAATATGATATTGGGGTAAATTATTCTAGAGATGGAATATTTAAGTCTGTAATTTCTATTAAATATGATAAATTGAAAAATAAAAGGGAATATTTTATTTTAGTTAGAGTTGAATCTAGAAATTCTAGTCAAATAAAGCCCGAAAAGATAATAACAGATACTAGATTTGAGGCTAAAGGAGAGTTGGTTTCAGAGGATAGCAAACGTGTTGTTTATTATAACGATTTTTATGATTCATATTTTCCTTATGATTACACAACAGTGATTACTGAAAAAAATATTAAGGTAGAAATTTATAAATTTATTATTTCAGAAAGCGAATTTATAAGATTTGTTGCCTTGGGAAATGATAATATAGCAGCATTTAGAATCTATGCGTTCAGAAATGATGTTATTGTAAGTTTTAATAAGATTCCTTTTAAAAAGTTTTTGGATGATTTTAATTCAAAAGTTAAATTACTTGGTGGCAGTTGA